From a single Phorcysia thermohydrogeniphila genomic region:
- the leuC gene encoding 3-isopropylmalate dehydratase large subunit, which yields MGMTITQKILAEHAGKKEVYPGELIMCKVDIALANDVTAPIAIKQVRALGAKKVWDRERIALVPDHFVPAKDIKAAEQVKMMRDFAKEFGIKHFWPEGRVGIEHALLPEQGIVVPGDVVIGADSHTCTYGALGAFATGVGSTDMAYAWLTGEVWFKVPEQMKFIYYGKRQKWVSGKDIILYVIGMIGVDGALYKTMEHTGEAIRELPMDDRFTICNMAIEAGAKNGIIEPDEKTLEYVKGRAKRPYKLYKSDPDAEYSEVYEIDVSKIEPQVAFPYLPSNTRPVTEATHVTIDQVVIGSCTNGRISDLRVAAQILKGKKVNPNVRCIIIPATQEIYRQALKEGLIDIFLEAECVVSTPTCGPCLGGHMGILAKGERAVATTNRNFVGRMGHPESEVYLASPAVAAASAVLGRIAHPDEVVGSEN from the coding sequence ATGGGAATGACCATAACCCAGAAGATACTTGCAGAGCACGCAGGTAAGAAAGAGGTCTATCCCGGTGAGCTGATAATGTGTAAAGTGGACATTGCCCTTGCTAACGACGTTACTGCCCCTATTGCCATTAAGCAGGTAAGGGCACTTGGGGCGAAAAAAGTTTGGGACAGAGAAAGGATTGCCCTTGTTCCAGACCACTTCGTTCCGGCCAAGGATATAAAGGCGGCTGAGCAGGTTAAGATGATGAGGGACTTTGCAAAAGAGTTCGGTATTAAGCACTTCTGGCCGGAAGGAAGGGTCGGTATAGAGCACGCACTTTTACCTGAGCAGGGAATCGTTGTTCCCGGCGACGTAGTTATCGGTGCAGACTCCCACACATGTACCTACGGAGCTCTCGGCGCTTTCGCTACGGGTGTAGGTTCAACCGACATGGCCTACGCTTGGCTTACAGGGGAGGTTTGGTTTAAAGTTCCTGAGCAGATGAAGTTCATCTACTACGGAAAGCGTCAAAAGTGGGTTAGCGGAAAGGACATAATTCTCTACGTTATTGGAATGATAGGGGTGGATGGAGCTCTCTACAAGACGATGGAGCACACGGGTGAAGCCATAAGGGAGCTCCCTATGGACGACCGCTTTACAATCTGCAACATGGCGATAGAGGCCGGAGCAAAGAACGGTATCATTGAGCCGGACGAGAAAACCCTTGAGTACGTGAAGGGTAGGGCTAAGAGACCTTACAAGCTCTATAAATCTGACCCGGATGCAGAGTACTCAGAGGTCTACGAGATAGACGTTTCCAAGATAGAGCCTCAGGTAGCCTTCCCATACCTTCCATCTAACACAAGACCTGTTACAGAGGCTACCCACGTTACAATAGACCAAGTTGTCATAGGCTCTTGCACCAACGGAAGGATAAGCGACTTAAGGGTTGCAGCTCAAATCTTAAAAGGAAAGAAGGTTAACCCCAACGTTCGCTGTATCATCATTCCGGCAACTCAGGAAATCTACAGGCAGGCACTAAAAGAAGGACTCATTGACATCTTCCTTGAAGCTGAGTGCGTGGTCTCTACACCTACCTGTGGTCCTTGCCTCGGTGGTCACATGGGAATCCTTGCAAAGGGTGAAAGGGCTGTTGCAACTACAAACAGGAACTTCGTTGGAAGGATGGGACACCCAGAGAGCGAAGTTTACCTTGCCTCCCCGGCCGTTGCAGCAGCTTCTGCCGTCCTCGGAAGAATTGCACATCCCGACGAAGTCGTCGGCTCTGAGAACTAA
- the dnaB gene encoding replicative DNA helicase, which yields MSKLFDLEAEYSVLGSMIVQPSFVFRGVELLQPEDFFREENRALFSFIRDLVAEGYTEAQLNEISFKDELVKKNLLEKVGGEEHLAYVIEFALDSYEKFESACKVVKDKALLRRILEVANFITEKVEETPDPDLLIDSIEKKVFSLSEERITNTLVPVGDIVPEIVKKVEELAARREMVTGIPTGFTELDRMTSGLHDSDLIILAARPSMGKTALALSIAYNVAVKEGKNVAFFSLEMSKEQIAMRLIAQDSKIPLYKIRSGFLFPQEVDKFVESADRIAGAPLYIDDTPGISIVEMRAKARRLQSERGLDLIIVDYLQLMRGIRRTESRQQEVSEISRSLKALAKELNVPVIALSQLSRQVEHRADKRPQLSDLRESGSIEQDADVVMFIHRPEVYKKNPDPEEEGIAEIIIAKQRNGPTGTVKLAFIKEFTRFENLDDSEVQKVVKEELPQESIQEEHESPVIDETSEEFNFDDDEYGFDF from the coding sequence ATGAGCAAGCTATTTGATCTTGAGGCCGAGTATTCGGTTCTTGGGAGCATGATTGTTCAACCTTCTTTTGTTTTTAGAGGCGTAGAGCTCCTCCAGCCAGAGGACTTTTTTAGGGAAGAGAATAGAGCTCTCTTTAGCTTTATAAGAGACCTTGTTGCTGAAGGGTATACGGAGGCTCAGCTAAACGAGATATCCTTTAAGGATGAGCTCGTTAAAAAGAACCTCCTTGAAAAGGTTGGAGGAGAAGAGCACCTTGCCTACGTGATAGAGTTTGCCTTAGATAGCTACGAAAAGTTTGAGTCTGCGTGTAAGGTAGTAAAGGACAAGGCTCTTTTAAGGAGAATCCTTGAGGTAGCAAACTTTATAACCGAAAAAGTTGAGGAGACTCCAGACCCCGACCTTCTCATTGATTCCATAGAGAAAAAGGTTTTTTCCCTATCTGAGGAGAGGATAACCAATACCCTCGTTCCGGTTGGCGATATTGTTCCTGAAATCGTTAAAAAAGTTGAGGAGCTTGCTGCCCGTCGGGAGATGGTAACCGGTATCCCGACCGGGTTTACAGAGCTTGACAGGATGACCTCCGGCCTTCACGACTCTGACCTCATAATCCTCGCTGCCCGTCCCTCTATGGGTAAGACCGCCCTTGCTCTCTCAATTGCCTACAACGTAGCCGTTAAGGAAGGGAAAAACGTTGCCTTCTTTTCCCTTGAGATGTCAAAAGAACAGATAGCTATGAGGCTAATAGCTCAGGACTCAAAGATACCCCTTTACAAGATTCGTTCAGGTTTCCTCTTCCCTCAGGAGGTTGATAAGTTCGTTGAATCTGCCGATAGGATAGCTGGAGCTCCCCTCTACATAGACGACACCCCCGGCATTTCAATCGTTGAGATGAGGGCCAAGGCAAGGAGACTCCAGTCAGAAAGGGGGTTAGACCTTATAATCGTTGACTACCTTCAGCTTATGAGAGGTATTAGGAGGACAGAGAGCCGTCAGCAGGAAGTTTCTGAGATTTCCCGTTCCTTAAAGGCCTTAGCTAAGGAGCTGAACGTTCCCGTAATAGCCCTTTCACAGCTTTCCCGTCAGGTAGAGCATAGGGCAGATAAAAGACCTCAGCTTTCAGATTTGAGAGAATCGGGAAGTATTGAACAAGATGCAGACGTTGTGATGTTTATCCACCGTCCGGAGGTTTACAAGAAGAATCCAGACCCTGAGGAAGAGGGTATAGCTGAGATAATCATCGCCAAGCAGAGAAACGGTCCAACGGGAACGGTAAAGCTTGCCTTTATAAAGGAGTTTACGAGGTTTGAGAACCTTGACGACTCTGAAGTTCAAAAGGTTGTTAAAGAGGAGCTCCCCCAAGAGTCCATTCAGGAAGAGCATGAATCTCCGGTAATTGACGAGACTTCAGAAGAGTTTAACTTTGACGATGACGAGTACGGCTTTGACTTTTAA
- the trpE gene encoding anthranilate synthase component I: MVSLDRVRELASEGYNLIPIYKEILADLETPLSAFFKLRPLGANMLLESVEGGEKWGRFSIIGIGRLVSVKSKGRFVEVNNLGRIEVKTFENDPLEVLKEVYESFKPFRPVELPRVWGGFFGYLSYDAVKFFEPRVNVNPNKEDSYLYDMFFSLPSALLIFDNVTHKITLLSYVITTKGEVENEYRRALSLLEEIERKLREAPVIPEATPSPSLSDWKANISDSEFMEMVERAKEYIRAGDIIQVVLSRRFEKYFYGDSLTLYRALRHINPSPYMYYLDYGDFQIVGASPEVLVRVEDGRIETRPIAGTRRRGRTYEEDLALEEELLSDEKERAEHIMLVDLARNDVGRVATIGTVKVTDLMVIERYSHVMHIVSNVVGELREDKDVFDVLRACFPAGTVSGAPKVRAMEIIDEMEPSERGVYAGAVGYFSFDGNMDTAIAIRTAIVRRNKVYVQAGAGIVADSIPELEAKETLNKARALFKAVEIAERGL; this comes from the coding sequence ATGGTATCTCTTGATAGAGTTAGGGAGTTAGCATCAGAAGGTTATAACCTTATACCCATTTATAAGGAGATACTTGCAGACCTTGAGACTCCCCTTTCTGCCTTCTTTAAGCTACGTCCCCTTGGGGCTAACATGCTCCTTGAAAGCGTTGAGGGGGGCGAAAAGTGGGGAAGGTTTTCCATCATCGGAATAGGAAGGCTTGTCTCTGTTAAAAGCAAAGGAAGGTTTGTTGAAGTTAACAACCTTGGACGTATAGAGGTAAAGACCTTTGAAAACGACCCCTTAGAGGTTTTAAAGGAAGTATATGAATCTTTTAAACCTTTTAGGCCGGTGGAGCTCCCCCGTGTCTGGGGAGGGTTTTTCGGTTACCTTTCCTACGACGCCGTAAAGTTCTTTGAGCCAAGGGTTAACGTTAACCCGAACAAGGAGGACTCTTACCTCTATGACATGTTTTTCTCCCTTCCTTCAGCTCTTCTAATCTTTGACAACGTTACCCACAAAATTACCCTCTTAAGCTACGTTATAACAACTAAGGGAGAGGTTGAGAACGAGTACAGGAGAGCTCTAAGTCTTTTAGAGGAGATAGAGAGGAAGTTAAGGGAAGCACCCGTTATCCCTGAAGCAACTCCCTCCCCTTCACTTTCAGATTGGAAGGCCAATATAAGCGATAGTGAATTCATGGAGATGGTTGAGAGGGCAAAGGAGTACATAAGGGCTGGAGACATCATTCAGGTTGTCCTCTCAAGGCGTTTTGAAAAGTACTTTTACGGGGATTCACTTACACTTTACAGAGCTCTCCGCCACATAAACCCATCTCCCTACATGTACTACCTTGACTATGGAGACTTTCAGATAGTTGGGGCATCTCCGGAAGTTTTAGTAAGGGTTGAAGACGGCCGTATTGAGACAAGGCCTATAGCAGGAACGAGGAGAAGGGGAAGAACTTACGAAGAAGATTTAGCCCTTGAAGAGGAGCTCCTTTCAGACGAAAAGGAGAGGGCAGAGCACATAATGCTCGTTGACCTTGCAAGGAACGACGTCGGAAGGGTAGCAACAATTGGAACTGTAAAGGTTACAGACCTTATGGTGATAGAGAGGTACTCCCACGTTATGCATATCGTCTCAAACGTTGTAGGGGAGCTCCGGGAGGATAAAGACGTCTTTGACGTTTTAAGGGCTTGTTTTCCTGCCGGAACGGTTTCTGGAGCTCCAAAGGTAAGGGCAATGGAAATCATAGACGAGATGGAACCTTCAGAGAGGGGAGTCTACGCCGGAGCTGTTGGATACTTTTCCTTTGACGGGAACATGGATACAGCAATAGCCATAAGGACAGCAATAGTTAGGAGGAACAAGGTCTACGTTCAGGCTGGAGCTGGAATCGTTGCAGATTCAATCCCCGAACTTGAGGCGAAAGAGACCCTAAACAAGGCGAGAGCTCTCTTTAAGGCTGTTGAAATTGCAGAGAGGGGACTCTAA